The stretch of DNA TGCTCCGGCTCCGCTCCTCCGCCCGCCTGCTCCGCAAGGTGAGTCCGCCGCTCGCCCGCTTGTATTTAGTCGCCCTGCTGCCTGCCTCACGGTTTCTGGGATGGATTGCGTCAATTGCAGCTGTGCGAAGCGTCCCGGCCGCTGGTGCGCGGCGAGGTCCAAAGagtgccgccgccgctgccgacGATGACGCGGCGGCTCTCCGGCGCAGCCTCCGCCGCGCGCTCGACCTCGCTCCTGCACCCGCTGCCGGGGCTCGACCTCCCGCCCTGCCTCCCCGACCAGCTCGCCCGCCTCCCCACCCGCATCACCACGCTCCCCAACGGCGTCCGCGTCGCCTCCGAGGACGTCCCGGTACCACCCACCTCCCCCATCTCCCCCTCCTGATGAGCCCATATGGTGCTCCGCTGACGCCTCCGTGCGGTGGTTTGTCAGGGTCCCACGGCGTGCGTGGGGGTGTTCGTGGCGTCCGGCTCGATCCACGAGTCGCCCGAGTCCACCGGCGCGACGCACCTGCTGGAGAAGCTGGCGTTCAAGGACACGGCGCACCGGAGCCACATGCAGATCGTGCAGGAGGTGGAGGCCACGGGGGGCAACGtcggcgcctccgcctccagggAGCAGATGGTCTACAGCTACGACACGCTCAAGGCCTACATTCCGCAGGCCGTCGAGGTGCTCCTCGACAGCGTCCGCAACCCGCTCTTCGTCCAGGACGAAGTCGACCGGCAGGTGCGGAATGTCATCGATGCATTACAGTctttctctctcacacacaacTTATGGGTGGGTATCTTGTTTGTTGTGCGCTGATTATGGTGGTTGATTTGTTGCTTGTCAGCTGGCCCTTACTCGAGAGGAGGTCCATGCGGTGCAGAAGAACCCGGAGAAGTTTCTTCAGGAAGTACTTAACCTTGTTGGATACGAGGGGGCGATCGCGAACCCGCTGATAGCTCCTGAGGAGGCTCTTGGGATCATCAATGCCGATATTATTCGGAAGTTCTATCATGTACTGCTTCTGACATTTGAGTTTTGCATTCCTCCTGAACATGGCTTGCTGCTTGGCAGCTTGCCTTTACATAATTTTTGGTAGGGTGACCATTTACATAGAGTGAACACATCTCAAAAGCATTACATGATATCAGCATGCTGGTCACCGTGGAGCATCCTTGCACACTTTGGTCGTTTTGCTCCCTATACTTTAAGTTTTCCGTGGATGTAGTTGCGACAGATTCTAGATATTAACAATTTATTCTGTTGGCAGCGCTAAAATATAGAAGTAGTTCTATTTAACCGCATAATATACTAGAATTGATTTGTATGTGGCTGATCCAGTGCCAGCAACTATGAGAGATGTTAAATTGTGATCAGGATTGTTCTAGTCTTACAACTTTATTTTCAATCCATGGATCATGATTGTTTGTAGGAGCAACAGTTTCAGCTATGCTGTTCTCACCATATGGTTGTTTTAATATTCTCTACAATGCAATGAATATGTTTTATTCAAAAAACATGAAGCGTTGCTATTTCTATAACAGGAAAATTTCACTGCTGATCGTGTGGTTCTAGCAGCGTCAGGTGTTGATCATCAACAATTGTTAGATGTTGCAGAACCTTTGTTGTCTGATTGGCACAAGGGGTCCCCTATGGAAACACCAAAGTCTACGTATACAGGTGGTGACTTCAGACACAAAGCAGAATCAGATGTAATATTCTTTCTAATCAAGTATTCCATTTTGAGTTTTGAGACTTCCTTATGTTCTAGCTTGAAATTTTACTCATCTCTTTGCCTGCAGATGACACATGTTGCGTTGGCTTTTGAAGTGCCAGGCGGCTGGCTTAAAGAGAGAGATGCTACAATTATGACCGTCATACAGGTATAGCTAAGGGTTGGTATTTGATAGTAATGATCTGGTCTAGATTGACATCCGCATCTTCACATTCTAATTGTTAATTCCTGAATGTTCATGCGCAACAACAATAATATTTTGAAGACCTTAATGGGTGGTGGCGGCTCATTCTCCTCTGGTGGTCCTGGAAAAGGGATGCATTCGCGGCTTTGTAAGTCACGAACACACTGCATTTGTTCATCTCTAGTATGGTTGCCATGGTGTAAACTAACTTTATGTGGTTGTTTCAGTTACTGTTTTTTACATTTCAGAATAGTTCTGCTGGCTGAACTGTCTagtttattttttgaagttttaaTTATTTCTTGTTTCAAAGGGGGTGAATGCTTTGTGGAAAAGGCTAAGTTCACTGTTGTTTCTTTGCAGACCTGAGAGTC from Triticum urartu cultivar G1812 chromosome 3, Tu2.1, whole genome shotgun sequence encodes:
- the LOC125546273 gene encoding mitochondrial-processing peptidase subunit alpha-like isoform X2 encodes the protein MEASMRGREKQRRGGKQQQRLVAVAFSCSPRIRQKKKGKTRRRGRAGNSSWAHSTGSPVDDGPVRAQRGTKKTLPKAQQTEPNYSSPLPLLHGSFSSSSSPAAPSTSPGPAAAMLRLRSSARLLRKLCEASRPLVRGEVQRVPPPLPTMTRRLSGAASAARSTSLLHPLPGLDLPPCLPDQLARLPTRITTLPNGVRVASEDVPGPTACVGVFVASGSIHESPESTGATHLLEKLAFKDTAHRSHMQIVQEVEATGGNVGASASREQMVYSYDTLKAYIPQAVEVLLDSVRNPLFVQDEVDRQLALTREEVHAVQKNPEKFLQEVLNLVGYEGAIANPLIAPEEALGIINADIIRKFYHENFTADRVVLAASGVDHQQLLDVAEPLLSDWHKGSPMETPKSTYTGGDFRHKAESDMTHVALAFEVPGGWLKERDATIMTVIQTLMGGGGSFSSGGPGKGMHSRLYLRVLTKYHDVQSFSAFSNVYDSTGLFGIYLTTPPDFVAKAVDVAVQELIAIATPGQVTEVELTRAKNSTISSVLMNLESRVIVAEDIGRQLLTYGSRKPIDHFLQCMEELTLDDITAFAKMLLSSQPTMASYGDVDKVPPYEFVSKRFQRFR